In the Clupea harengus chromosome 16, Ch_v2.0.2, whole genome shotgun sequence genome, one interval contains:
- the osbpl8 gene encoding oxysterol-binding protein-related protein 8 isoform X1: protein MESSTESQGEPEKALHHAEIKEPPGSSAALMPGDDAVLLTPGRMSQRQGKEAGLHTPNRDLLTSPSLSPGVSYSHGFDRGKDDVLTLKEDSQSISKSKSESKLYNGSDKDVSASGNKLTKKESLKVQKKNYREEKKRATKELLSTITDPSVIVMADWLKIRGTLKSWTKLWCVLKPGVLLIYKTHKNGQWVGTVLLNACELIERPSKKDGFCFKLFHPLEQSIWAVKGPKGEAVGSITQPLPSSHLIFRAASESDGRCWMDALELALKCSSLLKRTMIREGKEEMGPAAEHSHINFYSLLRAHNMQGFQFNDSDQLKDLDLYSDKSDRENEQDHEESDNEALEKSEESDSDTSERQDDSYVDTDPNEALRETPYLEQSHEELGEAGEASQTETVSEENKSMIWMLLKQVRPGMDLSKVVLPTFILEPRSFLDKLSDYYYHADFLSQAAVEENAYNRMKKVVKWYISGFYKKPKGLKKPYNPIIGETFRCMWIHPDTNSKTFYIAEQVSHHPPVSALYVSNRKDGFCLSGSILAKSKFYGNSLSAILDGEARLTFLNRGEDYVMNMPYAHCKGILYGTMTLELGGQITIACEKTGYSAQLEFKLKPFLGSSDSVNQICGKIKLGKEVLATLEGHWDSEIFINDKKTGEMETFWNPTQELRQNRLTRCTVTAEEQNEFESERLWQHVTRAINNKDQTEATNEKFILEEAQRKSARERKAKCEEWNPSLFEQDSITGEWHYRYADTRPWDPLNDLIQFENDGCIQTKVRHRTPMVRSGSVISLSNQGSRRDNCKCQKVTGPKRKLKQADKSKSPESGCSSPEPDRQDSSGSERHKGKHKLRKKGTDLSELQSAIESIKQTQEDINRSVTALRSRAASSHGASEGGFLHQRDYLIIFFLILLQVFINFLFK from the exons GGTTCGACCGGGGGAAGGACGACGTGTTGACTCTGAAAGAGGACAGTCAATCCATATCCAAGAGCAAG TCTGAATCGAAACTCTACAATGGGTCGGACAAAGACGTCTCAGCCTCCGGGAACAAGCTCACTAAGAAAGAGTCTCTCAAG GTTCAGAAGAAGAACTACCGGGAGGAGAAGAAGCGCGCCACCAAGGAGCTCCTCAGCACCATCACCGACCCCTCCGTCATCGTCATGGCCGACTGGCTCAAG ATCCGCGGCACCCTGAAGAGCTGGACCAAGCTGTGGTGTGTGCTGAAGCCCGGGGTGCTGCTCATCTACAAGACGCACAAGAACGGCCAGTGGGTGGGCACCGTGCTGCTCAACGCCTGCGAGCTCATCGAGCGGCCCTCCAAGAAGGACGGCTTCTGCTTCAAGCTCTTCCACCCCCTGGAGCAGTCCATCTGGGCCGTCAAG ggACCCAAAGGCGAGGCGGTGGGCTCCATCACTCAGCCGCTGCCCAGCAGTCACCTCATATTCCGTGCTGCCTCAGAGTCTGATG gccgGTGTTGGATGGATGCTCTGGAGCTGGCTCTGAAGTGTTCCAGTCTTCTGAAGCGCACCATGATCCGAGAGGGCAAAGAGGAGATGGGCCCAGCGGCGGAGCACTCACACATCAACTTCTACAGCCTGCTGCGCGCGCACAACATGCAGGGCTTCCA GTTCAACGACAGCGACCAGCTCAAGGACCTGGACCTGTACTCGGACAAGTCGGACCGGGAGAACGAGCAGGACCACGAGGAGTCGGACAACGAGGCGCTGGAGAAGAGCGAGGAGAGCGACAGCGACACGTCGGAGCGCCAGGACGACTCGTACGTGGACACGGACCCCAACGAGGCGCTGCGCGAGACGCCCTACCTGGAGCAGAGCCACGAGGAGCTGGGGGAG GCGGGCGAGGCGTCTCAGACAGAGACGGTGTCAGAGGAGAACAAGTCCATGATCTGGATGCTGCTGAAGCAGGTGCGTCCAGGGATGGACCTGTCCAAGGTGGTGCTGCCCACCTTCATCCTGGAGCCACGCTCCTTCCTGGACAAGCTGTCCGACTACTACTACCACGCAGACTTCCTCTCACA GGCAGCGGTGGAGGAGAACGCCTACAACAGGATGAAGAAGGTGGTGAAGTGGTACATCTCCGGCTTCTACAAAAAACCAAAG GGACTGAAGAAGCCGTATAACCCCATCATTGGGGAGACCTTTCGCTGTATGTGGATCCATCCCGACACCAACAGCAAAACCTTCTACATCGCCGAACAG gtATCCCATCATCCTCCAGTGTCGGCCCTCTATGTGAGCAACAGGAAGGATGGCTTCTGTCTCAGTGGCAGCATCCTGGCCAAGTCAAAATTCTATG GGAACTCCCTCTCTGCTATTCTGGATGGAGAGGCAAGACTCACGTTCCTCAACAGAGGCGAAGACTACGTTATGAACATGCCCTACGCCcactgtaaag gcATCCTGTACGGCACGATGACTCTGGAGTTGGGCGGACAGATCACCATCGCCTGTGAAAAGACTGGCTACAGTGCCCAGCTGGAGTTCAAACTCAAG ccattCCTGGGCAGCAGCGACAGCGTCAACCAGATCTGTGGGAAGATCAAGCTGGGGAAGGAGGTGCTGGCTACGCTGGAGGGGCATTGG GATAGCGAGATCTTCATCAACGATAAGAAGACGGGGGAGATGGAGACCTTCTGGAACCCCACCCAGGAGCTGCGGCAGAACCGGCTGACGCGCTGCACCGTCACCGCCGAGGAGCAGAACGAGTTCGAGTCCGAGAG GTTATGGCAGCACGTGACGCGCGCCATCAACAACAAGGACCAGACGGAGGCCACCAACGAGAAGTTCATCCTGGAAGAGGCACAGAGGAAATCGGCGCGCGAGCGCAAGGCCAAGTGCGAGGAGTGGAATCCCAGTCTGTTCGAGCAGGACTCCATCACCGGAGAGTGGCACTACCGCTACGCAGA TACACGGCCGTGGGACCCGCTGAACGATCTGATTCAGTTTGAGAATGACGGCTGTATCCAGACTAAAGTGCGCCACCGCACCCCTATGGTACGTTCTGGCAGTGTTATTAGTCTCAGTAACCAGGGGTCGCGGAGGGACAATTGCAAGTGCCAGAAG GTGACAGGACCCAAGCGAAAGCTCAAGCAAGCTGATAAGTCCAAGAGTCCAGAGAGTGGCTGCTCCTCCCCTGAGCCTGATAGACAGGACTCTTCTGGCAGTgaga GGCACAAAGGCAAGCACAAGCTAAGGAAAAAAGGAACAGACCTCAGTGAACTTCAAAGTGCCATTGAATCCATCAAACAGACGCAGGAGGACATCAACAG GAGTGTGACCGCCCTGCGTAGTCGGGCAGCGTCGAGCCACGGGGCGTCGGAGGGGGGCTTCCTCCATCAGCGAGACTACCTTAtcatcttcttcctcatccTGCTTCAAGTCTTCATCAACTTCCTCTTCAAGTAA
- the osbpl8 gene encoding oxysterol-binding protein-related protein 8 isoform X3: MESSTESQGEPEKALHHAEIKEPPGSSAALMPGDDAVLLTPGRMSQRQGKEAGLHTPNRDLLTSPSLSPGVSYSHGFDRGKDDVLTLKEDSQSISKSKSESKLYNGSDKDVSASGNKLTKKESLKVQKKNYREEKKRATKELLSTITDPSVIVMADWLKIRGTLKSWTKLWCVLKPGVLLIYKTHKNGQWVGTVLLNACELIERPSKKDGFCFKLFHPLEQSIWAVKGPKGEAVGSITQPLPSSHLIFRAASESDGRCWMDALELALKCSSLLKRTMIREGKEEMGPAAEHSHINFYSLLRAHNMQGFQFNDSDQLKDLDLYSDKSDRENEQDHEESDNEALEKSEESDSDTSERQDDSYVDTDPNEALRETPYLEQSHEELGEAGEASQTETVSEENKSMIWMLLKQVRPGMDLSKVVLPTFILEPRSFLDKLSDYYYHADFLSQAAVEENAYNRMKKVVKWYISGFYKKPKGLKKPYNPIIGETFRCMWIHPDTNSKTFYIAEQVSHHPPVSALYVSNRKDGFCLSGSILAKSKFYGNSLSAILDGEARLTFLNRGEDYVMNMPYAHCKGILYGTMTLELGGQITIACEKTGYSAQLEFKLKPFLGSSDSVNQICGKIKLGKEVLATLEGHWDSEIFINDKKTGEMETFWNPTQELRQNRLTRCTVTAEEQNEFESERLWQHVTRAINNKDQTEATNEKFILEEAQRKSARERKAKCEEWNPSLFEQDSITGEWHYRYADTRPWDPLNDLIQFENDGCIQTKVRHRTPMVTGPKRKLKQADKSKSPESGCSSPEPDRQDSSGSERHKGKHKLRKKGTDLSELQSAIESIKQTQEDINRSVTALRSRAASSHGASEGGFLHQRDYLIIFFLILLQVFINFLFK, from the exons GGTTCGACCGGGGGAAGGACGACGTGTTGACTCTGAAAGAGGACAGTCAATCCATATCCAAGAGCAAG TCTGAATCGAAACTCTACAATGGGTCGGACAAAGACGTCTCAGCCTCCGGGAACAAGCTCACTAAGAAAGAGTCTCTCAAG GTTCAGAAGAAGAACTACCGGGAGGAGAAGAAGCGCGCCACCAAGGAGCTCCTCAGCACCATCACCGACCCCTCCGTCATCGTCATGGCCGACTGGCTCAAG ATCCGCGGCACCCTGAAGAGCTGGACCAAGCTGTGGTGTGTGCTGAAGCCCGGGGTGCTGCTCATCTACAAGACGCACAAGAACGGCCAGTGGGTGGGCACCGTGCTGCTCAACGCCTGCGAGCTCATCGAGCGGCCCTCCAAGAAGGACGGCTTCTGCTTCAAGCTCTTCCACCCCCTGGAGCAGTCCATCTGGGCCGTCAAG ggACCCAAAGGCGAGGCGGTGGGCTCCATCACTCAGCCGCTGCCCAGCAGTCACCTCATATTCCGTGCTGCCTCAGAGTCTGATG gccgGTGTTGGATGGATGCTCTGGAGCTGGCTCTGAAGTGTTCCAGTCTTCTGAAGCGCACCATGATCCGAGAGGGCAAAGAGGAGATGGGCCCAGCGGCGGAGCACTCACACATCAACTTCTACAGCCTGCTGCGCGCGCACAACATGCAGGGCTTCCA GTTCAACGACAGCGACCAGCTCAAGGACCTGGACCTGTACTCGGACAAGTCGGACCGGGAGAACGAGCAGGACCACGAGGAGTCGGACAACGAGGCGCTGGAGAAGAGCGAGGAGAGCGACAGCGACACGTCGGAGCGCCAGGACGACTCGTACGTGGACACGGACCCCAACGAGGCGCTGCGCGAGACGCCCTACCTGGAGCAGAGCCACGAGGAGCTGGGGGAG GCGGGCGAGGCGTCTCAGACAGAGACGGTGTCAGAGGAGAACAAGTCCATGATCTGGATGCTGCTGAAGCAGGTGCGTCCAGGGATGGACCTGTCCAAGGTGGTGCTGCCCACCTTCATCCTGGAGCCACGCTCCTTCCTGGACAAGCTGTCCGACTACTACTACCACGCAGACTTCCTCTCACA GGCAGCGGTGGAGGAGAACGCCTACAACAGGATGAAGAAGGTGGTGAAGTGGTACATCTCCGGCTTCTACAAAAAACCAAAG GGACTGAAGAAGCCGTATAACCCCATCATTGGGGAGACCTTTCGCTGTATGTGGATCCATCCCGACACCAACAGCAAAACCTTCTACATCGCCGAACAG gtATCCCATCATCCTCCAGTGTCGGCCCTCTATGTGAGCAACAGGAAGGATGGCTTCTGTCTCAGTGGCAGCATCCTGGCCAAGTCAAAATTCTATG GGAACTCCCTCTCTGCTATTCTGGATGGAGAGGCAAGACTCACGTTCCTCAACAGAGGCGAAGACTACGTTATGAACATGCCCTACGCCcactgtaaag gcATCCTGTACGGCACGATGACTCTGGAGTTGGGCGGACAGATCACCATCGCCTGTGAAAAGACTGGCTACAGTGCCCAGCTGGAGTTCAAACTCAAG ccattCCTGGGCAGCAGCGACAGCGTCAACCAGATCTGTGGGAAGATCAAGCTGGGGAAGGAGGTGCTGGCTACGCTGGAGGGGCATTGG GATAGCGAGATCTTCATCAACGATAAGAAGACGGGGGAGATGGAGACCTTCTGGAACCCCACCCAGGAGCTGCGGCAGAACCGGCTGACGCGCTGCACCGTCACCGCCGAGGAGCAGAACGAGTTCGAGTCCGAGAG GTTATGGCAGCACGTGACGCGCGCCATCAACAACAAGGACCAGACGGAGGCCACCAACGAGAAGTTCATCCTGGAAGAGGCACAGAGGAAATCGGCGCGCGAGCGCAAGGCCAAGTGCGAGGAGTGGAATCCCAGTCTGTTCGAGCAGGACTCCATCACCGGAGAGTGGCACTACCGCTACGCAGA TACACGGCCGTGGGACCCGCTGAACGATCTGATTCAGTTTGAGAATGACGGCTGTATCCAGACTAAAGTGCGCCACCGCACCCCTATG GTGACAGGACCCAAGCGAAAGCTCAAGCAAGCTGATAAGTCCAAGAGTCCAGAGAGTGGCTGCTCCTCCCCTGAGCCTGATAGACAGGACTCTTCTGGCAGTgaga GGCACAAAGGCAAGCACAAGCTAAGGAAAAAAGGAACAGACCTCAGTGAACTTCAAAGTGCCATTGAATCCATCAAACAGACGCAGGAGGACATCAACAG GAGTGTGACCGCCCTGCGTAGTCGGGCAGCGTCGAGCCACGGGGCGTCGGAGGGGGGCTTCCTCCATCAGCGAGACTACCTTAtcatcttcttcctcatccTGCTTCAAGTCTTCATCAACTTCCTCTTCAAGTAA